A stretch of DNA from Granulicella pectinivorans:
GGAGACGCGTCATGGGAGTCATCCTACGCGCTTGCCTACCTACCAGGAAATGTAGACGCCGCTGCGGCTGTAGTCGGAACGGGTGAGCTGCTGCATCATGAAGTCCGCCACGTCGACGCGGCTGATGCGGCTTGCGCCGCGCGGCAGGGCATCGCGGTCGATGCGGAGCTTGTCGAGGCCTCGGCCGTCGACGTTCATGAGCATGGGCGGCATAGGCATGGTCCAGTCGAGGGTGCTTGCGGAGAGGGCCTTGTACTGGGCGATCTGGCTGGCTACGGGGTACTTGAGGAAGGTGTTGTAGACGATCTTCTGGACGAACCAGCGCCGCCATGCCGCCTGTTTGTCGAGCGAGGTGGGCTCGGCACCAGCGGAGCCCAGGGCTACGATGCGTTTGGGTCCGTTGCGCTCCATGGCGGCGACGATGAGGGGGATGGCTCGCTCGAGGACATCCTCCTTTTTCAACGAGCGAGCCCCGAGAGCGGAGAGGACGGCGTCGGCTCCGGAGAGGGTCGCCTCGATCGCCTTGGGGTCGAAGGCGTTACCCTCCACCGTCTGTACCCGGTCGCGATAGGAAAAGGAGGCGGGTGTCCGCAGCAGGGCGGTGACGGTGTAACCGGCGGCAAGACAGCGCTCGGTGAGTAGTTTGCCGGTTGCTCCGGAGGCTCCAAAGAGCGCGATTCGCATGGTTGTCTTCTCCTCGTTCAGAAACGGGCCTCAGATGGTTGTACCCGGTTTTTCCTCAGCCCGTGCGCCGGCCTGTGAACAATGTGGGCCGGGTAAACAACTGATTCCAGATTTGTTGGATGCCCTTCCCACGATTTCCGCCTAGTCTTCTCAGCATTGTGAAGAAAGCCGTGTGCGAAATGTGGAATCTGCGGTACCGATCTTTTGATTTCCTCCCAGTCTTACCTGCTCTCCTTTTTTGCACACCGGGTTTTCTAAACTGGGGGCACAGGCTAAGAGTTTTGGTTTGTTTGGTTTAAGTTGGTTATCCACATTTGAAGCGCAAACGGTTACTGC
This window harbors:
- a CDS encoding NAD(P)-dependent oxidoreductase; amino-acid sequence: MRIALFGASGATGKLLTERCLAAGYTVTALLRTPASFSYRDRVQTVEGNAFDPKAIEATLSGADAVLSALGARSLKKEDVLERAIPLIVAAMERNGPKRIVALGSAGAEPTSLDKQAAWRRWFVQKIVYNTFLKYPVASQIAQYKALSASTLDWTMPMPPMLMNVDGRGLDKLRIDRDALPRGASRISRVDVADFMMQQLTRSDYSRSGVYISW